One part of the uncultured Celeribacter sp. genome encodes these proteins:
- a CDS encoding response regulator transcription factor, with protein sequence MRIAVVEDNEALAQGIAVRLRDRGHAVDLLHNGREANEFLSQEGADLVVLDLNLPGMDGIDVLRALRRRGDGTPVILLTARSETAERVAGLDAGADDYLTKPFDMDELEARLRAMARRKNLEFTARDTLGPLVFDRTSRQLMQGDRPLDIPRKEISTLECLLERRGRIVSKAQLITHVYGTGSDAEESAIEPHVSRLRKRLDPFGLRIKTARGLGYMLEVDA encoded by the coding sequence ATGCGCATTGCGGTGGTCGAAGACAACGAAGCATTGGCCCAGGGAATCGCGGTCCGTCTGCGGGATCGAGGCCACGCGGTTGACCTGTTGCACAATGGGCGCGAGGCGAACGAATTCCTGTCACAGGAGGGTGCGGATCTTGTGGTGCTGGACCTGAACCTGCCGGGCATGGATGGGATCGACGTGTTGCGCGCCCTGCGGCGACGGGGCGACGGCACGCCGGTGATCCTCCTGACCGCTCGGTCCGAGACGGCGGAGCGGGTCGCGGGACTCGATGCGGGGGCGGACGATTACCTGACGAAACCCTTCGATATGGACGAGCTTGAGGCACGGCTGCGCGCCATGGCCCGGCGCAAGAACCTCGAGTTCACGGCACGCGACACACTTGGGCCGCTGGTGTTCGACCGGACCTCTCGACAACTGATGCAGGGTGACCGCCCGCTCGACATCCCGCGCAAGGAAATCTCGACGCTGGAATGCCTGTTGGAACGGCGGGGCCGGATTGTGTCCAAGGCCCAGCTCATCACCCATGTCTACGGCACCGGCTCAGACGCCGAAGAAAGCGCCATCGAGCCGCATGTCTCGCGACTGCGCAAGCGGCTGGACCCTTTCGGGCTCAGGATCAAGACCGCGCGCGGGCTGGGGTATATGCTTGAGGTCGACGCCTAA
- a CDS encoding GntR family transcriptional regulator → MDDDSAPQGNGAYLRLLTELREGRLNPGDRLRETELAERLGVSRTPVREAIRQLEADGIVTHVPRQGATIRRLDYAEVMELYEMRAVLEGTAARLAARAASDIEIEELFEMNQQMAALGNAPEAFILNRQFHAALLDAAKNRFLTRSIHALQKALMILGPTTLTEPDRATKAVEEHFGILDAIKARDGTLAEAAMRAHIEAAQRVRVRDLRASNHKPPSYDGDLL, encoded by the coding sequence ATGGACGACGACAGCGCCCCACAGGGCAACGGTGCTTATCTGCGCCTGCTGACCGAACTGCGCGAAGGTCGGCTTAACCCCGGAGACAGACTGCGCGAAACCGAACTGGCGGAGCGACTCGGCGTGTCGCGCACCCCCGTTCGGGAGGCCATCCGCCAGCTCGAGGCCGACGGGATCGTCACCCACGTCCCGCGCCAGGGCGCCACGATCCGCAGGCTCGATTACGCCGAGGTCATGGAACTCTACGAGATGCGCGCCGTCCTCGAAGGCACCGCCGCGCGGCTCGCCGCTCGCGCCGCCTCGGACATCGAAATCGAAGAACTTTTCGAGATGAATCAGCAGATGGCCGCATTGGGGAATGCGCCCGAGGCCTTCATTTTGAACCGGCAATTCCACGCGGCCTTGCTGGATGCGGCCAAGAACCGCTTTCTCACACGGTCCATCCACGCGTTGCAAAAGGCGTTGATGATCCTTGGTCCAACAACCCTGACCGAACCAGACCGCGCCACGAAGGCCGTTGAAGAACATTTCGGCATTCTCGACGCGATCAAGGCGCGCGATGGCACATTGGCGGAAGCCGCCATGCGGGCACATATCGAGGCCGCCCAGCGGGTTCGTGTACGCGACCTGCGCGCCAGCAACCACAAACCCCCTAGCTACGATGGAGACTTGCTTTGA
- a CDS encoding AbrB family transcriptional regulator yields the protein MRKHLSHPHARRALTFGLAAAGTALFWSLGLPLPFLFGPMAFCLAGALAHLPLKGFGQVSVAARTILGVAVGASITPEVVAHLPRMALSVALIPIFIAVIATVGVPFFRKLWGFDAPTAYYAAMPGGLQDMVIFGTEAGGNPRALSLIHATRVLIIVTLAPFILSHFYGAALTNPIGAPVADLPWSELLIMAAAAIIGWKGGERLGLFGASILGPMIVTAVLSLAGVVHFRPPAEAILTAQFFIGCGIGVQFLGVTWRELTRVIAAGVAYVLVLALLAAGFSGLVTALGLGDPVPAFLAFAPGGQAEMTVLAIVTGADLGFVITHHLTRIVIVIVGAPVMAGLIARRRKG from the coding sequence TTGCGCAAACATCTTTCTCATCCACACGCACGGCGTGCACTGACCTTCGGACTCGCTGCTGCGGGAACAGCACTGTTCTGGTCGCTGGGTCTGCCCTTGCCCTTCCTGTTCGGCCCCATGGCCTTTTGCCTCGCGGGCGCATTGGCGCATCTACCGCTGAAAGGCTTTGGGCAGGTCTCGGTTGCCGCGCGCACCATCCTTGGGGTCGCGGTGGGCGCGTCGATCACGCCAGAGGTCGTGGCACACTTGCCACGTATGGCGCTTTCGGTGGCGCTGATTCCTATCTTCATCGCGGTGATCGCGACCGTCGGCGTGCCGTTCTTTCGTAAGCTCTGGGGGTTTGATGCGCCGACGGCCTATTACGCGGCCATGCCCGGTGGACTTCAGGATATGGTGATCTTCGGGACCGAGGCAGGAGGAAACCCACGCGCGTTGTCATTAATCCATGCGACACGGGTGCTGATCATCGTGACTCTCGCCCCCTTTATCCTGAGCCATTTCTACGGTGCCGCCCTGACCAATCCCATCGGTGCGCCCGTGGCCGACCTCCCGTGGTCTGAACTGCTCATCATGGCCGCCGCCGCTATAATCGGCTGGAAAGGAGGGGAACGGCTGGGCCTCTTCGGGGCGTCGATCCTTGGTCCGATGATTGTCACTGCGGTTTTGTCCCTCGCGGGTGTCGTGCATTTCCGCCCGCCCGCCGAGGCGATCCTGACGGCGCAGTTCTTTATCGGCTGCGGCATCGGCGTGCAATTTCTCGGCGTCACTTGGCGCGAGTTGACCCGCGTGATCGCGGCAGGTGTCGCCTATGTGTTGGTTTTGGCATTGCTGGCTGCCGGGTTTTCCGGGTTGGTGACGGCGCTCGGACTGGGCGATCCAGTGCCCGCCTTTTTGGCCTTCGCTCCGGGCGGCCAGGCCGAGATGACAGTGTTGGCCATCGTCACCGGTGCGGACCTCGGCTTTGTCATCACCCACCACCTGACGCGTATCGTGATCGTGATCGTCGGTGCGCCGGTGATGGCCGGGCTTATTGCCCGTAGACGGAAGGGTTGA
- a CDS encoding tricarboxylate transporter → MTIKQLATSVAAAALLASPALAEVDFSGKTIEWVIPFSETGGSAKWANFFAPLLSEELPGTPTVVVKFMPGAGSTKGANWFQEQEYEDGTVLFGTSGSTQFPYLLGDPRVRYEYSDWTPVMASGTGGVAYLNPTDGAKFDGSANALKDIDFIYGSQGATRLDLVPLLAWEMLGMNVEPVFGIKGRGDGRLMFERGEATIDYQTSSAYLGASAELVTQGKAVPMMTWGALDTDGNIVRDPTFPEIATFKEVCEATEGCETSGEAWDAWKAFFVAGFPVQKIAFLPAGTPDDVAQTFSDAFDAVRKRDDFATIAAKQVGKYEVFVGEGALKATKTGTTVSPEAKAYVQNWLQDSYGVSLK, encoded by the coding sequence ATGACTATCAAGCAACTTGCAACCTCGGTTGCGGCAGCCGCACTTCTGGCATCCCCAGCGCTGGCCGAGGTCGACTTTTCTGGCAAAACGATCGAATGGGTGATCCCGTTCTCGGAAACCGGCGGATCGGCAAAATGGGCCAACTTCTTTGCACCCCTTTTGTCCGAGGAGTTGCCCGGCACCCCGACCGTCGTGGTGAAATTCATGCCGGGCGCCGGCTCTACCAAAGGCGCGAACTGGTTTCAGGAACAAGAATACGAAGATGGCACGGTGTTGTTCGGCACCTCTGGCTCGACCCAATTTCCGTACCTTCTGGGCGATCCGCGCGTCCGTTACGAATACTCGGACTGGACCCCGGTCATGGCCTCGGGAACCGGCGGCGTGGCCTACCTGAACCCCACAGACGGCGCGAAGTTCGATGGTTCGGCCAATGCGCTGAAGGACATTGATTTCATCTACGGCTCGCAAGGCGCGACGCGTCTCGATCTTGTGCCGCTCTTGGCATGGGAGATGCTTGGCATGAATGTCGAGCCGGTCTTTGGCATCAAGGGCCGCGGTGATGGCCGTCTGATGTTCGAGCGTGGCGAGGCCACCATCGACTACCAGACCTCTTCGGCCTATCTCGGCGCCTCCGCCGAGCTGGTCACGCAGGGCAAAGCTGTGCCGATGATGACATGGGGCGCTTTGGACACCGACGGTAACATCGTGCGGGATCCGACCTTCCCCGAGATTGCGACCTTCAAGGAAGTCTGCGAAGCGACCGAGGGTTGCGAGACTTCGGGCGAGGCGTGGGATGCATGGAAAGCCTTCTTCGTGGCCGGTTTCCCGGTGCAGAAAATCGCCTTCCTGCCCGCGGGCACCCCGGATGACGTGGCACAGACCTTTTCTGATGCGTTTGACGCGGTGCGCAAACGCGACGATTTCGCCACCATCGCCGCAAAGCAGGTTGGCAAATATGAGGTCTTCGTCGGCGAAGGCGCGCTCAAGGCCACCAAAACTGGCACAACCGTATCGCCGGAGGCAAAAGCCTACGTGCAGAACTGGTTGCAAGACTCCTACGGCGTGTCGCTGAAATAA
- the tcuA gene encoding FAD-dependent tricarballylate dehydrogenase TcuA, which yields MTSPDIAIIGGGNAALCAAITAAEAGARVLILETAPKSYRGGNSRHTRNFRCMHHGPLGPLVDSYTEEEYLADLMKVTGGKTDEGLARLAIRTSEECLPWMEEHGVRFQPSLSGTLSLARTNAFFLGGGKSLVNAYYRTAEKLGVQVEYEAAVTHLELDEDRVTRIDYTQSGQTHTIAPKSVVVASGGFQADTDWLARAWGPAAKNFLIRGTPYNRGVVLADLLDQGIEQVGDPTQCHAVAIDGRAPKFDGGIVTRLDCVPFSIVVNKDAQRFYDEGEDVWPKRYAIWGRLVAAQPDQVGYVIIDAKSLELFMPSVFPPIKADTLEELASKMGLPADALVQTVSEFNDACGDTSNFHPTELDGVTTTGLTPAKTNWARPITDPPFYGYSLRTGVTFTYLGLKVDEHAQCSIGNRPVTNLWAAGETMAGSILGQGYLAGFGMTIGTVFGRIAGKEAAAHANAN from the coding sequence TTGACCTCTCCCGACATCGCCATTATCGGCGGCGGAAACGCGGCGCTTTGCGCGGCCATCACAGCCGCCGAGGCAGGTGCGCGCGTCCTGATCCTCGAGACCGCGCCCAAATCCTATCGCGGCGGCAACTCCCGCCACACGCGCAACTTTCGCTGTATGCACCATGGCCCGCTCGGTCCCTTGGTCGACAGCTACACCGAAGAGGAATACCTCGCCGACCTGATGAAGGTCACCGGCGGCAAGACAGACGAAGGGCTGGCGCGACTGGCCATCCGTACGTCCGAAGAATGCCTGCCGTGGATGGAAGAACACGGCGTCCGCTTTCAGCCGTCGCTCTCGGGGACGCTGTCACTTGCACGGACGAATGCCTTTTTCCTTGGTGGCGGCAAAAGCCTTGTGAACGCCTATTATCGCACGGCTGAAAAGCTGGGTGTGCAGGTGGAATACGAGGCCGCCGTCACGCATCTGGAACTGGACGAGGATCGCGTCACCCGTATCGACTACACACAGAGCGGCCAGACGCATACGATCGCGCCGAAATCCGTGGTCGTCGCCTCCGGCGGCTTTCAGGCCGATACCGACTGGCTTGCCCGTGCCTGGGGACCGGCGGCAAAGAATTTTCTGATCCGCGGCACGCCCTATAATCGCGGGGTCGTTCTGGCCGATCTTCTGGATCAGGGTATCGAACAGGTCGGCGACCCGACCCAGTGTCACGCCGTCGCCATCGACGGGCGCGCGCCGAAATTCGACGGTGGTATTGTCACGCGACTGGACTGCGTGCCGTTTTCCATCGTGGTGAACAAGGACGCCCAACGGTTCTACGACGAGGGCGAGGACGTTTGGCCCAAGCGCTACGCCATCTGGGGGCGCCTTGTCGCGGCGCAACCCGATCAGGTGGGATACGTGATCATCGACGCCAAGTCGCTGGAACTGTTCATGCCGTCAGTTTTCCCGCCGATCAAGGCGGACACGCTGGAAGAACTGGCCAGCAAGATGGGCTTGCCCGCCGACGCGCTGGTGCAAACCGTGAGTGAGTTCAACGACGCCTGCGGCGATACCTCCAACTTTCACCCGACAGAGCTCGATGGCGTCACCACCACGGGCCTCACTCCGGCCAAAACGAACTGGGCCCGCCCGATCACCGATCCGCCGTTCTATGGCTATTCGTTGCGCACCGGCGTGACGTTTACCTATCTCGGCCTGAAGGTCGACGAGCATGCACAATGCTCCATCGGCAACCGCCCTGTCACAAACCTCTGGGCGGCGGGCGAAACCATGGCCGGGTCGATCCTCGGCCAAGGCTATCTCGCCGGCTTCGGCATGACCATTGGAACCGTCTTCGGACGCATCGCAGGCAAGGAGGCCGCGGCCCATGCAAATGCAAACTGA
- a CDS encoding universal stress protein codes for MPMMNLLVAFNGSDGSVAALRYAASMASRRGAHVTAMMAHTTHEVIDKRSRWISKEARALLDAANTGILSEIEKRFEAERKALGLNNELQLKEVSGRVDKVLSEAARHYDMLIVGSRSDDDDEHVTLHPDRIALLSGRPVIVVPAGYDAGATHNHAALAWDGGRAAARALSDSLRLLEDDGRVSVLTVGPRNAWPIDDLMLHLSRHGVEAIHENWPETHPVADTLLAWCKKHDPSLLAIGAYEHSKFREDFLGGVTTEILSRSTIPVLLSH; via the coding sequence ATGCCGATGATGAACCTACTCGTGGCCTTCAACGGGTCTGACGGCTCAGTGGCTGCGCTGCGTTATGCGGCGTCGATGGCAAGCCGGCGGGGCGCGCATGTCACCGCCATGATGGCCCACACCACCCATGAAGTAATCGACAAACGCTCACGTTGGATTTCGAAAGAGGCCCGCGCTCTGCTCGACGCCGCCAATACCGGCATCCTGAGCGAGATCGAAAAGCGGTTTGAGGCAGAGCGCAAGGCGCTGGGGCTTAACAATGAGCTGCAACTGAAAGAGGTCTCTGGCCGCGTCGACAAAGTCCTGTCGGAGGCCGCGCGCCACTACGACATGCTGATCGTCGGCTCCCGTTCGGACGACGATGACGAACACGTCACACTACACCCCGACCGCATCGCACTCCTGTCGGGCCGCCCCGTCATTGTGGTGCCTGCAGGATACGATGCCGGAGCCACGCACAACCATGCGGCCCTGGCTTGGGACGGCGGCCGTGCCGCAGCGCGGGCGCTCTCTGACAGTCTGCGGCTGCTCGAAGACGATGGCCGCGTCAGCGTGCTCACCGTCGGGCCGCGTAACGCCTGGCCCATCGACGACCTGATGCTACATCTGTCCCGTCATGGGGTCGAGGCAATCCATGAGAATTGGCCTGAAACGCATCCCGTGGCTGACACTCTGCTTGCGTGGTGCAAGAAACATGACCCCTCGCTATTGGCGATCGGTGCCTACGAGCATTCGAAGTTCCGAGAAGATTTCTTGGGTGGTGTGACCACCGAAATCCTGTCGCGCAGCACCATCCCTGTTTTACTCTCTCACTGA
- a CDS encoding 4-oxalomesaconate tautomerase, which translates to MTQTGIPFVFMRGGTSRGPYFNSKDLPQDRETLTEVLLSVIGSGHAINIDGIGGGVAVTTKVAMLSPSDDDWADVDYFFAQVSVEDRLVDFKPTCGNILSGVGPAAVEMGLVTPSGDETEVKIRAVNTGARVLARVQTPQGALRYDGDTAIAGVPGTAAPIALSFMGVVGSSTGAFLPTGNLRDTFEGIEVTCMDVAMPMVIARAADFGLTGYETVQELDDNRDFFARMEAVRRQAGAAMGMGDVSQSVTPKFGLLAPARDGGTIATRYFMPWTTHPSMAVTGSQCLASCALTPGTVADGLLERPTTSPANVVLEHASGTIEVLVDFEMNNHFTLNSAGLVRTARKLADGLIYVPSAVWKGH; encoded by the coding sequence ATGACACAGACAGGCATTCCCTTCGTCTTTATGCGTGGCGGCACCTCGCGTGGACCGTATTTCAACAGCAAGGACCTGCCGCAGGACCGAGAGACCCTGACCGAAGTTCTGCTTTCCGTCATTGGCTCGGGCCATGCGATCAACATCGACGGCATCGGCGGCGGCGTGGCGGTGACCACCAAGGTCGCCATGCTTTCGCCCTCAGATGATGACTGGGCCGATGTGGATTACTTTTTCGCGCAGGTCTCTGTCGAGGATCGGCTGGTGGATTTCAAGCCCACCTGCGGCAATATCCTCTCGGGTGTCGGCCCTGCGGCGGTCGAGATGGGGCTGGTCACGCCCTCCGGCGACGAGACCGAGGTCAAGATCCGCGCTGTCAACACAGGCGCGCGGGTGTTGGCTCGGGTTCAGACGCCGCAGGGGGCGCTACGCTACGACGGGGACACCGCGATTGCGGGCGTGCCGGGAACCGCAGCCCCGATCGCGCTGAGCTTCATGGGGGTTGTGGGATCCTCGACGGGGGCGTTCCTGCCCACCGGCAATCTGCGCGACACGTTTGAGGGGATCGAGGTCACCTGTATGGATGTTGCCATGCCGATGGTCATCGCCCGCGCCGCCGATTTCGGGCTGACCGGGTATGAAACCGTTCAGGAGCTGGATGACAACCGCGACTTCTTTGCGCGGATGGAGGCCGTCCGACGTCAGGCGGGGGCGGCTATGGGCATGGGGGATGTGTCCCAATCGGTGACGCCAAAATTCGGCCTGCTCGCCCCAGCCCGCGACGGCGGCACCATCGCGACGCGCTATTTCATGCCTTGGACCACGCATCCGTCGATGGCGGTCACCGGCTCGCAATGCCTCGCGTCTTGCGCGTTGACACCGGGAACCGTGGCGGACGGGTTGCTTGAGCGCCCGACCACCAGTCCTGCGAATGTCGTGCTCGAACATGCCTCAGGTACTATTGAGGTGCTGGTGGATTTCGAAATGAACAATCACTTCACGCTGAATTCCGCCGGACTGGTGCGAACGGCGCGCAAACTTGCGGATGGGCTGATCTACGTGCCATCCGCCGTATGGAAGGGGCACTGA
- a CDS encoding D-2-hydroxyacid dehydrogenase family protein → MKVHILDDWFDTLRDLPCFRLLEGHDVTVWTDHEPDPAALAARLADADCVVLFRERTRVTRDLLERLPNLRLISQRGAWPHVDVDACTDAGVLLCSNKGADGANYAAAELTFALILAAMRQLPQQMASVKAGAWQMGVGRTLRGRTLGLYGYGRIGRVVADYARAFGMNVVWWSSEAGRDRAEANGETVAPSRAAFFAESDVVSLHLRLTPETRGIVTGEDLACMSAKSVLINTSRAGLIAPGALLEGLNTGHPGIAAIDVFDTEPMKEPADPLLAHPHLIATPHIGFVTEDEFDMQFSDIFAQVNAYAEGAPIHMVNPSVYGQ, encoded by the coding sequence ATGAAGGTCCATATCCTCGACGACTGGTTCGATACCCTGCGGGACCTGCCATGTTTTCGGCTGCTCGAGGGACATGATGTCACCGTATGGACCGATCATGAACCTGATCCTGCGGCACTGGCCGCGCGACTTGCCGATGCGGACTGCGTCGTGCTGTTTCGTGAGCGCACCCGCGTCACCCGCGATCTCTTGGAGCGGCTGCCGAACCTGCGACTGATCTCCCAGCGCGGGGCCTGGCCGCATGTGGATGTGGACGCCTGCACGGACGCGGGCGTTTTGCTCTGTTCGAACAAGGGAGCGGATGGGGCGAATTACGCCGCCGCCGAGCTGACCTTTGCGCTGATCCTTGCCGCCATGCGCCAGCTGCCGCAGCAGATGGCCAGCGTCAAGGCCGGCGCGTGGCAGATGGGTGTCGGCCGCACTCTGCGCGGTCGCACGCTCGGCCTTTATGGCTATGGGCGCATCGGGCGCGTGGTGGCCGATTATGCTCGCGCCTTTGGGATGAATGTTGTCTGGTGGTCCTCGGAGGCGGGCCGTGACCGGGCAGAGGCCAATGGCGAGACCGTTGCGCCGAGCCGGGCGGCCTTTTTTGCTGAAAGTGACGTGGTGTCCTTGCATCTGCGACTGACGCCAGAGACACGCGGGATCGTCACCGGAGAGGATTTGGCCTGCATGAGCGCGAAATCCGTTCTGATCAACACCTCACGCGCGGGTCTGATTGCTCCCGGCGCCCTATTGGAGGGGCTAAATACGGGCCACCCCGGTATAGCCGCCATCGACGTTTTCGACACCGAGCCGATGAAAGAGCCCGCCGATCCGCTTCTGGCGCATCCGCATCTGATCGCCACGCCTCATATCGGTTTCGTCACCGAGGACGAATTCGACATGCAGTTCTCCGACATCTTTGCGCAGGTGAACGCCTATGCCGAAGGCGCGCCGATCCACATGGTCAACCCTTCCGTCTACGGGCAATAA
- a CDS encoding tripartite tricarboxylate transporter permease, translating to MDLFATALPALGQAWALILQPDVLGHLVLGVVMGLAVGVFPGLGGIAGLSLLLPFMFGMDPILGLALMVGMVAVVPTSDTFASVLMGIPGSSASQATVLDGFPLAKKGQAARALSAAFTSSLFGGLVGAAFLTMFIVVARPLVLAFGLPEMLMISILGLSMVAVLAGRVALKGLAAAGLGMLIGTIGEADAGGSLRMASYDIPYLTDGLKLVIVGLGIFAVPEIVSLLRQDRSIAKDAKLGAGWGEGVKDWVANKWLSVRCSLIGVVVGVIPGLGGSVVDWIAYGHAVQTTKDKSQFGKGEIRGVIGPESSNNAKEGGGLVPTLLFGIPGSGSMAIFIGAIALLGSGDIEVGPSMLRDNLDITYSIVWLLALANVVGTVLCIAASGGIAKLTTIRFTYLAPFLFMLISFAAFQSGQNFEDILALFVIGLIGIFLRRFDWSRPAFLIGFVLSNPVEKFSNQAFQIASFRFRSSFSDGMDYVFSPIVIVLLIITVVSVVLGLRQAKSIMAEGDVQSGSKRAPIVFLLVLMAYVVTALINANMIPDYNMTDKIVPLIVGGVTVTALLIVLAQMILRPETDAIFADKEMAGEDADAPYGLWSTLAWFAGLIAATYVLGFILALTGFLVSFLRVRAQAPWPKTLMLTAAGLALMCVMAGALNRDFPPGLLQDVVDLPWPLK from the coding sequence ATGGATCTATTTGCCACCGCCCTGCCTGCGCTTGGCCAGGCATGGGCCCTCATTCTGCAACCTGATGTCTTGGGACACCTCGTACTCGGCGTGGTGATGGGCCTTGCCGTCGGCGTCTTTCCCGGCCTTGGCGGCATTGCCGGGCTTTCGTTGCTCTTACCTTTCATGTTCGGCATGGACCCGATTTTGGGTCTCGCGCTGATGGTCGGCATGGTCGCCGTGGTGCCGACCTCGGACACGTTTGCCTCCGTCCTCATGGGCATTCCCGGATCATCCGCGTCACAAGCCACCGTGCTCGACGGCTTCCCCCTGGCCAAGAAAGGCCAGGCGGCACGCGCGCTCTCTGCGGCGTTCACCTCGTCCCTCTTTGGCGGTTTGGTGGGAGCGGCCTTCCTGACGATGTTCATTGTTGTGGCGCGACCTCTTGTGTTGGCCTTCGGTCTGCCGGAAATGCTGATGATCTCGATCCTCGGCCTGTCCATGGTCGCCGTTCTTGCTGGGCGCGTCGCGCTCAAAGGTCTGGCGGCGGCGGGCCTCGGCATGTTGATCGGCACCATCGGTGAGGCCGATGCCGGCGGCTCGCTGCGCATGGCATCCTATGACATCCCCTACCTGACAGACGGGCTGAAGCTTGTGATCGTCGGTCTCGGCATCTTTGCGGTGCCAGAGATTGTTTCGCTGCTGCGCCAAGACCGCTCCATCGCCAAAGATGCCAAGCTGGGTGCAGGCTGGGGCGAAGGCGTGAAAGACTGGGTCGCCAACAAATGGCTCTCGGTTCGCTGTTCGCTGATCGGCGTCGTTGTCGGCGTGATCCCCGGTCTCGGTGGCTCGGTCGTCGACTGGATCGCCTATGGCCACGCTGTCCAGACGACCAAGGACAAATCGCAATTCGGCAAAGGTGAAATTCGCGGCGTGATCGGGCCGGAAAGCTCCAACAACGCCAAAGAGGGCGGTGGCCTCGTGCCAACCCTGCTGTTTGGCATTCCCGGTTCTGGTTCCATGGCGATCTTTATCGGCGCCATCGCGCTTCTGGGTTCGGGCGACATCGAAGTCGGCCCCTCAATGCTACGCGATAACCTCGATATCACCTATTCGATCGTCTGGTTGTTGGCACTGGCCAACGTCGTGGGCACAGTGTTGTGCATCGCCGCCTCAGGTGGCATTGCCAAGCTGACAACGATCCGCTTCACATATCTCGCGCCCTTCCTTTTCATGCTGATCTCCTTCGCGGCGTTTCAGTCTGGGCAGAACTTCGAAGATATTCTTGCGCTCTTCGTGATCGGCCTTATCGGCATCTTCCTGCGCCGTTTCGACTGGTCGCGCCCGGCCTTCCTGATCGGCTTCGTGCTGTCCAACCCGGTAGAGAAGTTCTCGAACCAAGCGTTCCAGATTGCATCCTTTCGTTTCCGCAGCTCGTTCTCGGACGGCATGGATTACGTCTTCTCGCCCATCGTGATCGTGCTCTTGATCATCACCGTGGTCTCGGTCGTGCTCGGCCTGCGCCAAGCGAAATCCATCATGGCCGAGGGCGACGTTCAGTCCGGCTCCAAGCGTGCACCGATTGTCTTCCTGTTGGTCCTCATGGCCTACGTGGTCACCGCGCTGATCAATGCGAACATGATCCCGGACTACAACATGACGGACAAAATCGTGCCGCTCATAGTCGGTGGCGTCACCGTGACGGCCCTCCTGATCGTGTTGGCGCAGATGATCCTGCGTCCCGAGACCGACGCCATCTTTGCCGACAAGGAAATGGCAGGCGAGGACGCCGACGCACCCTATGGCCTCTGGTCGACGCTGGCGTGGTTTGCGGGCCTGATCGCGGCGACCTATGTGCTCGGCTTCATTCTGGCGCTGACCGGTTTCCTCGTGTCCTTCCTACGAGTGCGCGCCCAGGCGCCGTGGCCCAAGACGTTGATGCTGACCGCTGCAGGCCTCGCACTGATGTGCGTCATGGCCGGTGCGCTGAACCGCGACTTCCCGCCGGGGCTTCTGCAGGACGTTGTCGATCTGCCCTGGCCCCTCAAATAA